AACATATAGATGTTATCTACAGCTCATTTTTACATTTAGTCATTAAGCAGCGCTTGGATCCAATGCAATGTACGattgaggctgagaacaatgaagGCAAGAATTAGTGTCACTTCAATGGGCACCATTGTGTTTGACCTTGAGTATACATGTAGTTGCCCTTCGCTCTGGCACACTGTGTGTTACATGCGTTTGATACAAGGCTTTTATATAACGGAGTGTCTCGTCACAGATGGCCCCTTTGTGACGAGAGGGTTCATCCACTAGGTAGCATGAAACTTGAATAAGATTTGCATTCACATGATTTATAATAGCTtccttaaatgtattattttttttttgtcattgaaGTTTCTTGCACTTTTTGGTTGATATCTTCAGCGCTGGATGTACGTACCGCAAGTCCCTTTTGGACTAAAGCGTCCCTCTGCCTTCCCTCAGGCCACCGTGTTTACCCTGGCGGAAGAAGAGGAGCCAGGCGTGACCATCGCCGGGGACAGCAACGACATCTACATCCTGTCCGGAGAGCAGCACTCGGACCAGCTCAGCACACCGCCCTCCCTGTTCTGCGCCGAAGACAACGGCAGCGGGCCCAGCTCCTGGCAGACGGAGAGCCTACCTGCGTCCCTGGCCGGACACGAGTCCTGGGCCCACATCGCCATGACGGACCCCGAGGACGCCAAGAGCCTGGACAGCAACGAGGGCGCGGCCCTGGCCGAGGAGCGCAGCGACAACAACTCCTCCAACTCTGACATAGTGCACGTGGAGCGGGAGGAGGccgagctgctggaggaggcgggaggagcCGCCGAGGAGCCGGGGCTGCAGGAGAGCATGATGAGCGTCCTGGGGACGGAGAGCGATCTGGCCGAGCTGAGGGCCCAGTTCAGGGAGcagagccctcctcctccggggtcGTTCCTGGTGGAGTCCACCAGCGCCTCGGTGACCCTGGGGGAGCCGGTGCTCCTTGAGGCGCCAGAGATCTTGTTGACGGGGCCCTCTCTGGCCTCCTCCGAACCAGAGCCACGGCACCAGGACCACGACGCTGCTGAAACTGTCGCTCCCCATGTCGGGTCCGAACCCACACCTTTGGCTGTTATTGCGATAGAGCCAGACCCTGAGCCAGAGGTGCAGCATGCTGCTGACCTAGCTCTTGGGGAATTGGCAGCCCCGTCTCCAACAATGGAGACCTCCACCCCGGCTTCCATGGAGCCTCAGCCCTCCCCAGAGCCAGCTCCAGAGGCAGAGCGAGATGAAGTCCCTCTCCAGGCGGAGGAACCGCAGGCCGGGGTGCAGATTGTGGAGGATCCTGAGAGTGTGGTCCCCAAAGCTGCACCTTTAACCCCAGCGGTACCTGAAGCCCCTGTGGAGGCCCGGCCCATAAAGCCTGTGGAGCAGCTTGAGCCGGAGCCCGACTCAGAGTTCCCAGTGCTGCTGTTCGGGGGTGCGGTGGTGGCTCTAGCAGCGGTAGCAGCCTATGGCGCCCTGGCCTACAGGAGGAAGTAGAACAGAGCAGCCATTTCTTTATCTCTCCGCCCTCAGGGAAGGACCAGTTTAAGGTGGATGCAATGTTCCAGGACATCAAGCTAGAAATAAAGTTTGATGCCCTTCTTCCAACAAGTTGATTTGGTTGTCATAAGATTAGGctgtttttggttttgtttttcttcgtCTGTGATGCTTTTGAATGTTTAAAATCTGGTACAGAGAATTCACTTCCTCAGAGACCCTGGGTTTATGTCCTTCCCAATATCCTACTGTGTACACAGAGGTTAGTGATAACCTGTACCTCCTTCCCTtgtctttgtattttttttcctattCAATTATTGAACAcctgtttggttgtgtgtctcCATCGATTGGAACTAAAACTGGAAGTTGTTCGGATTTATGTTTTCGAACTATTATGCGTCTCTGGATTTCTTGGAGGGATTGCTGTTCGGTGTCAGATATTTTATCAAGCTTCCGCTGTTCACCATATGGATACACAACTTGGCTTCCTTAAGATTTATCAGCAAATCTTGATTCCTCTGAAAGACATAAAAATACTTGGCcaacttattattattttttcaatcaTGCTATTTTTTTTCCTCAATTGTTGTATCTGGTATATTTTAGAAAAAAACTGGCCAGCTTAGAGATTGCATCACGTGACATCTAAGGTTAAATATTACTGAAATAGTGAATTCTGGTGAATAAGACCCAATTCATAATACCTAATACGATTTGATTTAGACTTATGTTGTATCCACTGCCATGCCAGCATAAAGATAAGCAGGTTCTTGGTCTTGAAAAGCACTGCATAAATGTGTATAGCAGAATATGTTCA
This genomic stretch from Gadus chalcogrammus isolate NIFS_2021 chromosome 9, NIFS_Gcha_1.0, whole genome shotgun sequence harbors:
- the bcl2l13 gene encoding bcl-2-like protein 13, whose protein sequence is MAASGSTSPPITVPYGFHYETKYVVLNYLGLLPTRSHGSTAAQGDVQMSGDEQSEREKNRAMKGQIEDELRQLEDEIAASFSSTGFDRLSSPVFCPLNPEGSIEDCLAALGDRVAKDLGSRLATAVHTLLSSSLDYQSFRETTLAVSIHTQGGWDEVLVPLVMLQALQSEGTALASLLTMGVRYLEEAEADYIIQQGGWATVFTLAEEEEPGVTIAGDSNDIYILSGEQHSDQLSTPPSLFCAEDNGSGPSSWQTESLPASLAGHESWAHIAMTDPEDAKSLDSNEGAALAEERSDNNSSNSDIVHVEREEAELLEEAGGAAEEPGLQESMMSVLGTESDLAELRAQFREQSPPPPGSFLVESTSASVTLGEPVLLEAPEILLTGPSLASSEPEPRHQDHDAAETVAPHVGSEPTPLAVIAIEPDPEPEVQHAADLALGELAAPSPTMETSTPASMEPQPSPEPAPEAERDEVPLQAEEPQAGVQIVEDPESVVPKAAPLTPAVPEAPVEARPIKPVEQLEPEPDSEFPVLLFGGAVVALAAVAAYGALAYRRK